A single genomic interval of Aedes aegypti strain LVP_AGWG chromosome 1, AaegL5.0 Primary Assembly, whole genome shotgun sequence harbors:
- the LOC5566958 gene encoding protein suppressor of forked, which translates to MAQWKDQLKFDIEWGHERLVRAQQTVEVRPFDVESWSVMIREGQSRHINEVRTLYESLVSVFPTTARYWKIYIEQEMKYRNYERVEKLFQRCLVKILNIDLWKLYLTYVKETKAGLSTHKEKLAQAYDFALEKIGMDLHSYSIWQDYISFLKSVEAIGSYAENQKITAVRKVYQKAVITPIIGIEHLWKEYIAFEQNINPIISEKMSLERSRDYMNARRVAKELEIVTKGLNRNLPAVPPTGTKEEIKQVELWKKYINFEKSNPLRSEDTALVTRRVMFATEQCLLVLTHHPAVWHQAAQYLDQSSKQLIDKGDLNAAKVFADEAANILERAINSVLSRNALLYFAYADFEEGRLKYEKVHQMYNKFLSISDIDPTLAYIQYMKFARRAEGIISARAIFKKAREDVRSTYHVFVAAALMEYYCTKDKDIAFRIFELGLKRFGGSPEYVMCYIDYLSHLNEDNNTRVLFERVLSSGGLTPQLSVEVWNRFLEFESNIGDLSSIVKVERRRSAVLEKLKEFEGKETAQLVDRYKFLNLYPCSSAELKSIGYTETDGILNPISTKHSTPVEAPEQPHKIPRPDFAQMIPYKPKPNAYPGEHPLDGGAFPQPPALAALCSMLPPPICFHGPFVSVDKLQDLFSRIVLPDVAPTPIAGENGNSIKLFDLAKAVHWIVDDSTYSGEGGLKRRRMAPGGDDSDEETAIPAPPVNDVYRLRQQKRFNR; encoded by the coding sequence ATGGCACAATGGAAAGATCAGCTAAAGTTCGACATCGAGTGGGGTCACGAGCGGCTGGTGAGGGCCCAGCAAACCGTGGAAGTTCGGCCATTCGATGTGGAATCCTGGTCGGTGATGATCCGGGAGGGCCAAAGCCGGCACATCAATGAGGTGCGTACGCTTTACGAATCGCTGGTCAGTGTTTTCCCAACCACGGCCCGCTACTGGAAGATTTACATCGAGCAGGAAATGAAGTATAGGAACTACGAGAGGGTGGAAAAGTTGTTCCAGCGGTGTTTGGTGAAGATTTTGAACATCGATTTGTGGAAGCTTTACTTGACCTATGTGAAAGAAACCAAGGCCGGGTTGAGTACGCACAAGGAGAAACTGGCCCAGGCGTACGATTTTGCGTTGGAAAAGATTGGCATGGATTTACATTCGTACTCGATTTGGCAAGATTACATTTCGTTCTTGAAGAGTGTTGAGGCAATTGGAAGCTATGCAGAGAATCAGAAAATTACGGCAGTGCGGAAGGTTTATCAGAAAGCGGTGATAACGCCCATTATCGGAATAGAGCACTTGTGGAAGGAATACATTGCGTTCGAGCAGAATATCAATCCAATCATTTCGGAAAAGATGAGCTTGGAGAGGTCACGGGATTACATGAATGCCAGACGTGTTGCGAAAGAGCTGGAGATAGTTACGAAGGGGTTGAATCGTAATTTGCCGGCAGTGCCCCCAACGGGGACAAAAGAAGAGATAAAACAGGTGGAACTGTGGAAAAAGTATATCAATTTCGAAAAATCTAATCCCCTGAGAAGCGAAGACACAGCATTAGTTACGCGAAGAGTGATGTTCGCAACGGAGCAGTGCTTGCTGGTGTTAACCCACCATCCGGCCGTATGGCACCAAGCTGCCCAATATCTGGATCAGAGCTCGAAACAGCTCATCGACAAGGGCGACTTGAATGCCGCTAAAGTATTTGCGGATGAAGCCGCCAATATTTTGGAAAGGGCCATTAATAGTGTACTGAGTCGTAATGCCCTCCTTTATTTCGCATATGCCGATTTCGAAGAAGGCAGATTAAAGTACGAAAAAGTCCATCAAATGTATAACAAATTCCTGTCCATTTCGGACATCGATCCAACGCTAGCTTACATTCAGTACATGAAGTTTGCTAGGCGTGCCGAAGGAATCATTTCAGCTAGAGCCATCTTCAAGAAAGCTCGTGAAGATGTACGATCCACTTATCATGTCTTCGTTGCTGCAGCGCTGATGGAGTATTACTGCACCAAGGATAAGGACATTGCATTCCGCATTTTCGAGTTGGGACTCAAAAGATTCGGTGGAAGTCCTGAATACGTTATGTGCTACATTGATTATCTATCGCATTTGAATGAGGATAACAACACGAGAGTGTTATTCGAACGTGTGCTCTCCTCCGGCGGACTAACACCTCAGCTTTCGGTGGAAGTTTGGAATCGATTTTTGGAATTTGAGTCCAACATTGGAGACCTGTCCAGTATCGTGAAAGTTGAACGCCGAAGAAGTGCTGTTTTGGAAAAGCTTAAAGAGTTCGAAGGCAAAGAAACAGCTCAACTGGTAGACCGCTACAAGTTCCTCAATCTCTATCCATGTTCATCAGCAGAGCTTAAATCCATCGGTTACACCGAAACCGATGGAATACTGAACCCAATCTCCACAAAACATTCAACTCCAGTTGAAGCTCCAGAGCAGCCGCATAAAATTCCACGTCCGGACTTTGCACAAATGATTCCATACAAGCCGAAGCCAAATGCCTATCCAGGGGAACATCCCTTGGACGGTGGGGCTTTCCCTCAACCTCCAGCACTGGCAGCCCTCTGCTCAATGCTTCCACCGCCAATTTGCTTCCATGGTCCGTTTGTATCCGTAGATAAACTGCAGGACCTATTCAGTCGTATCGTTCTTCCGGATGTTGCGCCAACTCCGATCGCAGGAGAAAATGGCAATAGCATTAAGCTGTTTGACCTGGCAAAGGCCGTTCACTGGATTGTGGACGACAGCACCTATTCCGGCGAAGGCGGATTGAAAAGACGACGAATGGCACCCGGTGGAGACGATAGTGACGAAGAAACTGCCATTCCTGCGCCACCCGTCAATGATGTGTATCGCTTGAGGCAGCAGAAGAGATTCAACCGATAA